A genomic stretch from Fusarium musae strain F31 chromosome 9, whole genome shotgun sequence includes:
- a CDS encoding hypothetical protein (MEROPS:MER0000412): MRFSSISTALLGLIGSVSAFGGIAPGSRQFRTLERHGLTVFKHAATNSKLEYVTNSGICETTPGVGQYSGYLSVGKNHSMWFWFFEARHNAEKAPLAIWLNGGPGCSSMIGLFTEHGPCHFVNNDTEPSLNPHSWNEYANMLYIDQPIGTGFSVGTEDVNSTAQAAPYIWKFMQVFLDRFPQYKSREFGLFTQSYGGHYGPEFADYFLKKNDQIEKGNAEGHKIDMVALGINNGWIDPKRQFKSYATYANRNPYKQILNNKLLTRFIDAYDKYCLPVINNCTQLEGQDDECAEADDACNTQMYTNLEIAGRTDFNVYDVRIGRDDVDPPETFLEYLTRAEVMDAIGANTRFAECSDTVYANMATTGDGARSYVGPLADVVKRGINTLLWAGDTGKWQVGDKNRAETDLHLTDWICNWEGVLWASYALEWPGQKKFVAAPFSNYTVNGTAHGRYKTVGNLSFLKVWEAGHSVPYYREYP; the protein is encoded by the exons ATGCGCTTCTCGTCTATCTCGACAGCTCTGCTAGGCCTCATCGGATCAGTCAGTGCTTTCGGTGGTATAGCTCCTGGTAGTAGACAATTCAGAACCTTGGAGCGCCATGGCCTCACTGTCTTCAAACATGCCGCTACCAATTCGAAGCTTGAGTATGTGACCAATTCAGGAATCTGCGAGACGACGCCTGGTGTTGGCCAATACTCCGGGTACTTGTCTGTTG GGAAAAACCATAGCATGTGGTTTTGGTTCTTCGAGGCTCGTCACAACGCTGAGAAGGCCCCCCTCGCTATCTGGCTCAACGGCGGTCCTGGGTGTTCCTCAATGATAGGCCTCTTCACAGAGCATGGGCCTTGTCACTTTGTCAATAACGACACTGAACCGTCTCTCAACCCTCATTCCTGGAACGAGTACGCGAACATGCTCTACATCGATCAGCCAATCGGTACTGGCTTCAGTGTTGGAACCGAAGACGTCAACTCTACAGCACAAGCTGCCCCTTATATCTGGAAATTCATGCAAGTCTTCCTGGACCGATTTCCCCAGTACAAATCCAGAGAGTTTGGTCTCTTTACACAGTCCTACGGTGGACACTACGGCCCTGAATTCGCCGATTACTTCCTCAAGAAGAATGACCAAATTGAAAAGGGTAATGCTGAAGGCCACAAGATCGATATGGTAGCGCTGGGCATCAACAACGGCTGGATCGATCCGAAGCGGCAGTTCAAATCCTACGCAACATATGCCAACCGCAACCCCTACAAGCAAATTCTTAACAACAAACTTCTCACTCGTTTCATCGACGCCTATGATAAGTACTGTCTGCCCGTCATCAACAACTGCACCCAACTCGAGGgtcaagatgatgaatgCGCAGAGGCTGATGATGCATGCAACACCCAAATGTACACCAACCTCGAGATTGCAGGCAGAACCGACTTCAACGTCTACGATGTGCGTATCGGCAGGGATGATGTTGACCCGCCAGAGACGTTCCTTGAGTATCTCACGCGGGCCGAGGTTATGGATGCAATTGGAGCCAACACCCGTTTCGCCGAGTGCAGTGACACAGTTTATGCAAACATGGCGACGACGGGAGACG GTGCGCGTTCATATGTCGGGCCTTTGGCAGACGTTGTGAAGCGTGGCATCAACACGCTTCTGTGGGCTGGAGATACTGGCAAGTGGCAAGTTGGTGACAAAAATAGAGCAGAAACTGATTTACATCTCACAGATTGGATCTGCAACTGGGAGGGTGTCCTTTGGGCATCTTATGCGCTCGAGTGGCCTGGCCAGAAGAAGTTTGTGGCAGCGCCCTTCAGCAATTACACGGTCAACGGCACAGCCCATGGCCGATACAAGACGGTGGGGAATTTGTCCTTCCTCAAGGTTTGGGAGGCCGGACATTCAGTGCCATATTATCGTGAGTACCCCTGA